In the genome of Ensifer adhaerens, one region contains:
- a CDS encoding uncharacterized domain 1-containing protein has protein sequence MTETSPAFAPLPLAEAARLRGVETLRKILSGEFPAAPIARVLNFRLSCVEEGRVEFRGEPTADHLNPMGAVHGGWTATILDSALGCVVMSMMQPGEAYTTAEFKVNIVRPLMAGMGEVVCEARILHRGRTLATAEGYLRDSKGKLLAHGTETCAIFPIENMMR, from the coding sequence ATGACGGAGACCAGCCCCGCCTTCGCGCCCTTGCCCCTTGCAGAAGCCGCCAGATTGCGCGGCGTCGAGACCTTGCGGAAGATCCTATCGGGCGAATTTCCGGCGGCCCCCATCGCCAGGGTGCTCAACTTCCGCCTCTCGTGCGTGGAGGAGGGGCGGGTCGAGTTTCGCGGCGAGCCGACGGCCGACCACCTCAACCCGATGGGTGCCGTTCACGGCGGCTGGACCGCAACGATCCTCGATTCGGCGCTCGGCTGCGTCGTCATGTCGATGATGCAGCCGGGCGAGGCCTATACGACGGCGGAATTCAAGGTCAACATCGTGCGCCCGCTGATGGCCGGCATGGGCGAGGTCGTCTGCGAGGCGCGCATTCTCCATCGTGGCCGGACGCTGGCCACCGCCGAAGGCTATCTGCGTGACAGCAAAGGCAAATTGCTGGCCCATGGGACGGAGACCTGCGCTATCTTTCCAATCGAGAACATGATGCGCTAA
- a CDS encoding NAD(P) transhydrogenase, producing MGEGMFQYDLVVVGSGPAGRRAAIQASKLEKRVLVIEKGTRVGGVSVHTGTIPSKTMRETALNLSGWRERGFYGRSYRVKQEISADDLRRRLLITLDHEVDVLEHQFARNRVQQMRGKASFIDRNTLEIVKDDGETLRVTTASVLLAVGTRPFRPDYIPFDHDRIIDSDEILEIKQVPRSMIVIGAGVIGVEYATIFSALDTNVTLIEPRDTMLDFIDKEILQDFTYQLRDRNMKLLFGQPVEKIDKDVTGKCRVTLKTGRTLSADMVLFAAGRMGATDTLNLPAIGIEPDNRGRIKVDPETFQTVVPGIYAAGDVVGFPSLASTSMEQGRIAARHAVGAPANEPPHYFPYGIYAVPEISTCGLTEEEVQQRGIPYECGIAHFRETSRGHIMGLDTGMLKMIFSLKTRRLLGAHIVGEGATELIHIGQAVLNLKGTVEYFVENTFNYPTLAEAYKIAGLDAWNRMGELKKDAEVVPQPVG from the coding sequence ATGGGTGAAGGCATGTTTCAATACGATCTTGTTGTCGTCGGGAGTGGCCCGGCGGGCCGCCGCGCCGCAATCCAGGCCTCGAAGCTTGAGAAGCGGGTTCTCGTCATCGAAAAGGGAACCCGCGTCGGTGGCGTTTCCGTCCATACCGGCACCATCCCCTCGAAGACCATGCGCGAAACGGCGCTGAACCTTTCCGGCTGGCGGGAACGCGGTTTCTACGGCCGCTCCTATCGCGTCAAGCAGGAGATCAGCGCCGATGACCTGCGCCGCCGGCTGCTGATCACGCTCGATCACGAGGTCGACGTGCTGGAGCACCAGTTCGCCCGCAACCGCGTGCAGCAGATGCGCGGCAAGGCGAGCTTCATCGATCGCAACACGCTGGAAATCGTCAAGGACGATGGCGAGACGCTGCGCGTCACAACGGCTTCCGTGCTTCTCGCGGTCGGTACGCGCCCCTTCCGCCCGGATTACATCCCCTTCGATCACGATCGCATCATCGACAGCGACGAGATCCTCGAAATCAAGCAGGTGCCGCGCTCGATGATCGTCATCGGCGCCGGCGTCATCGGCGTCGAATACGCTACGATCTTCTCTGCGCTCGATACGAATGTCACGCTGATCGAGCCGCGCGACACCATGCTCGATTTCATCGACAAGGAGATCCTGCAGGACTTCACCTATCAGCTGCGTGATCGCAACATGAAGCTGCTTTTCGGCCAGCCCGTGGAAAAGATCGACAAGGACGTGACAGGCAAGTGTCGTGTCACCCTGAAGACCGGTCGGACGCTCTCCGCAGACATGGTGCTCTTCGCCGCCGGCCGCATGGGCGCGACCGATACGCTGAACCTGCCGGCCATCGGCATCGAGCCGGACAATCGCGGCCGCATCAAGGTCGATCCCGAGACGTTCCAGACCGTGGTCCCTGGCATCTATGCGGCCGGCGACGTCGTCGGCTTCCCTTCGCTTGCCTCGACCTCGATGGAACAGGGCCGAATCGCGGCCCGCCACGCGGTCGGTGCTCCGGCGAACGAGCCACCGCATTATTTCCCCTATGGCATCTATGCCGTGCCGGAAATCTCCACCTGCGGCCTGACGGAAGAGGAAGTCCAGCAACGCGGCATTCCTTACGAATGCGGCATCGCCCATTTCCGCGAGACCTCTCGCGGCCACATCATGGGTCTCGACACCGGCATGCTGAAGATGATCTTCTCGCTCAAGACGCGCCGGTTGCTGGGCGCGCATATCGTGGGCGAGGGCGCGACCGAACTCATCCATATCGGCCAGGCCGTGCTCAACCTGAAGGGGACGGTCGAATACTTCGTCGAGAACACGTTCAACTATCCGACCCTTGCAGAGGCCTACAAGATTGCCGGCCTCGATGCCTGGAACCGTATGGGCGAACTGAAGAAGGACGCGGAGGTGGTGCCGCAGCCGGTGGGATGA
- a CDS encoding DNA replication and repair protein RecO yields MQWTDEAVILGTRKHGENSVIAEVMTRARGRHMGIVRSGRSKTMQPVLQPGNLVEVTWRARLEEHLGEFRLEPVRSRAAALMESAVSIYGVQAMAALLRLLPERDPHPHLFEALNVILDHFHEPLDACELYIRFELAVLNDLGFGLDLAECAATGSRSDLAFVSPKSGRAVSRAAGEPYAERMLPLPAFLGEESRKAANAQSLVDAFGLTAYFLERHVYEPRGLKMTEAREGLREAALKALRRATEKEIPA; encoded by the coding sequence ATGCAATGGACCGATGAAGCCGTTATCCTGGGGACGCGCAAACATGGAGAGAATTCCGTGATTGCGGAGGTGATGACGCGCGCGCGTGGACGGCACATGGGGATCGTGCGCTCCGGCCGGTCAAAGACGATGCAGCCGGTCCTTCAGCCCGGCAATCTGGTCGAGGTGACCTGGCGGGCGCGGCTGGAGGAGCATCTCGGCGAATTCAGGCTGGAACCGGTCAGGAGCCGCGCGGCGGCGCTGATGGAAAGCGCAGTCTCGATCTATGGCGTGCAGGCCATGGCGGCGCTCCTGCGGCTTCTGCCCGAGCGTGACCCGCATCCCCATCTTTTCGAGGCGTTAAATGTCATTCTCGACCATTTTCATGAACCGCTGGATGCCTGCGAGCTTTATATTCGCTTCGAACTTGCGGTTCTGAACGATCTCGGCTTCGGCCTCGATCTGGCGGAATGCGCCGCGACCGGCTCACGCAGCGATCTTGCTTTCGTCTCGCCGAAATCCGGCCGTGCTGTCAGCCGCGCCGCCGGCGAGCCCTATGCCGAGCGCATGCTGCCCCTGCCGGCCTTTCTCGGCGAGGAAAGTCGCAAGGCCGCCAATGCGCAAAGCCTGGTCGATGCTTTCGGCCTGACGGCATATTTTCTCGAACGCCATGTTTACGAGCCGCGCGGCCTCAAGATGACGGAAGCGCGCGAAGGTTTGCGCGAGGCGGCTCTGAAGGCATTGCGCCGCGCCACCGAAAAGGAAATTCCCGCATGA
- a CDS encoding Uncharacterized membrane protein, translating to MFNVIALVFALVAIIFLRRAEFRISRLENRIEELEARPWAPVEAAADATETGRQAETFEMAGEPQTVDVEPTEMPQPSEPVEMAVHVSTDMLPAAAASEPVQAKPQQSLESMIGARWPVWVGGLALALGGIFMVRYSIEQGLVSPAVRLAMASIFGLVLLALGEWVRRRQRPLDLPALKHALVPGALTAAGSVTLFGAIYTAYGFYDYLGATTAFVLLSLVALLTVALSLAHGQALAGLGLLAALVTPALIHTDDPNIWGLFAYLTIAWFATTAAARIRRWNTVAALANFGMLVWYVAFMATVPLYGVWAMVLSVVAMMAGMTFLWPAGDGEPEQPADPVLQPMADPEGGTDANPPTFRLWRRQALARVPHRWVRVMGVLAALGAGAGLMVFGGLDGISTTEMIEFGVLCVAIAAGGAWRSSGVLFALGGLVAALVGSLNAATGDAFSGIGLLASGEMPPVAVLGDSLVGPLLGLGLAFAALGVLALHRHGRNAPAYAVLWSYLIWIVPLTLAMLSFLEFGNFTLDLKHGGTGIGYAVLLLALAVWVEKRMEGMRWREAVMGGLVTGSFMGVVLALHTLAHSVVTTILVAVAGFAYLMAARIKPWPALTWMMGLAGVVVLARIAWQPSLVGDMTLSKTPFFNQLLPGYGIPALLAGLGAYVIKDGPSIRARNFLQALASLLGLMTVAILTRHALNGGSLAGNDPTLGEQSIYTLIAVGGSAVLMTLDMKSPSPVFRWGSMIVGTISLLSALFAHLMTLNPYFTGELTGDLPFFNLLLLGYLLPALGYFGLAYYARGKRPVPYVYGLAAGGAVMAFAWVTLSVRRFWQGPGLADWKGFDQAEMYAYSVVWLVLGVGLLVAGSRFKAKSLRLASAILVFASVLKVFLIDMSNLEGIFRAASFIGLGAVLIGIGLFYQRVLRTIESPVAETAPESGQKVAPENGLSGEASGDTSA from the coding sequence ATGTTCAACGTCATCGCGCTCGTTTTCGCGCTTGTAGCCATCATTTTCTTGAGACGGGCGGAATTCCGCATTTCCCGGCTGGAAAATCGGATAGAAGAACTCGAGGCACGGCCGTGGGCGCCCGTCGAAGCAGCCGCAGACGCGACTGAGACGGGGCGACAGGCCGAGACGTTCGAAATGGCGGGCGAGCCTCAAACAGTGGATGTCGAACCCACCGAAATGCCGCAGCCGAGCGAACCGGTCGAGATGGCCGTTCATGTGTCGACGGACATGCTGCCCGCCGCCGCCGCGTCCGAGCCTGTTCAAGCCAAGCCGCAGCAGAGCCTCGAAAGCATGATCGGTGCGCGCTGGCCGGTGTGGGTCGGCGGTCTGGCGCTGGCGCTGGGCGGCATTTTCATGGTCAGATATTCCATAGAGCAGGGGCTGGTGAGCCCCGCCGTACGCCTGGCCATGGCCAGCATCTTCGGCCTGGTTCTGCTTGCGCTGGGCGAATGGGTGCGTCGCCGCCAGAGACCGCTCGACCTGCCGGCGTTGAAACATGCGCTGGTTCCGGGCGCATTGACGGCAGCCGGTTCGGTGACACTCTTCGGGGCTATCTACACTGCCTACGGCTTTTACGATTACCTCGGCGCCACCACGGCTTTTGTCCTGCTTTCCCTTGTCGCGCTGCTCACGGTCGCGCTGTCGCTCGCCCATGGTCAGGCGCTTGCCGGCCTTGGCCTGCTGGCGGCGCTGGTCACACCCGCGCTCATCCACACCGACGACCCGAACATCTGGGGCCTCTTCGCCTATCTCACAATCGCCTGGTTCGCGACGACGGCCGCCGCGCGTATCCGCCGTTGGAATACGGTGGCGGCGCTGGCGAATTTCGGGATGTTGGTCTGGTATGTCGCCTTCATGGCGACGGTTCCGCTTTACGGCGTCTGGGCCATGGTTCTCTCCGTTGTCGCGATGATGGCGGGCATGACCTTCCTCTGGCCGGCGGGCGATGGCGAGCCGGAACAGCCGGCCGATCCTGTCTTGCAGCCAATGGCCGATCCGGAAGGCGGGACGGACGCCAATCCCCCGACGTTCCGTCTGTGGCGCAGGCAGGCACTTGCGCGCGTGCCGCATCGTTGGGTGCGTGTCATGGGCGTTCTGGCGGCTCTTGGCGCAGGGGCAGGGCTGATGGTCTTCGGCGGCCTGGACGGAATCTCGACGACGGAAATGATCGAGTTCGGCGTGCTGTGCGTGGCCATAGCCGCGGGCGGCGCGTGGCGCTCGTCGGGCGTGCTCTTCGCGCTCGGCGGGCTCGTCGCGGCGCTCGTCGGCAGTCTCAATGCCGCAACCGGTGACGCCTTCAGCGGCATCGGCTTGCTGGCAAGCGGCGAGATGCCGCCGGTTGCGGTCCTGGGCGACAGTCTCGTCGGGCCGCTTCTGGGACTGGGCCTTGCCTTCGCAGCGCTGGGCGTTCTGGCGCTTCACCGTCATGGCCGCAATGCGCCGGCTTATGCCGTCTTGTGGTCCTACTTGATATGGATCGTGCCGTTGACGCTGGCCATGCTGAGCTTCCTCGAATTCGGCAATTTCACGCTTGACCTGAAACATGGCGGCACCGGCATCGGCTATGCCGTGCTCCTCCTCGCGCTCGCCGTCTGGGTGGAAAAGCGCATGGAGGGGATGCGCTGGCGCGAAGCCGTCATGGGTGGCCTCGTCACCGGATCATTCATGGGCGTCGTGCTGGCGCTGCACACACTGGCGCATTCCGTCGTCACGACGATCCTCGTTGCCGTGGCGGGCTTTGCCTATCTCATGGCCGCAAGGATCAAGCCATGGCCTGCGCTGACCTGGATGATGGGCCTCGCCGGCGTTGTGGTTCTTGCCCGCATTGCCTGGCAGCCGAGCCTTGTCGGCGACATGACGCTGTCGAAGACGCCCTTCTTCAACCAGTTGCTGCCAGGCTACGGCATTCCGGCCCTTCTCGCCGGTCTTGGCGCCTATGTGATCAAGGACGGCCCCTCGATCAGGGCGCGTAATTTCCTGCAGGCGCTGGCGAGCTTGCTGGGCCTGATGACGGTGGCGATCCTGACGCGCCATGCACTGAACGGCGGCTCGCTTGCCGGCAATGATCCGACCCTCGGCGAACAGTCGATCTACACGCTGATCGCCGTGGGTGGTTCGGCGGTGCTGATGACGCTCGACATGAAGAGCCCGTCGCCGGTCTTTCGCTGGGGCTCCATGATTGTCGGAACGATCTCGTTGCTTTCGGCCCTCTTTGCGCATCTGATGACGCTCAACCCGTATTTCACAGGCGAACTCACGGGCGACTTGCCCTTCTTCAACCTGTTGCTGCTCGGTTATCTCCTGCCGGCGCTCGGCTATTTCGGGCTGGCTTATTACGCGCGAGGCAAGCGGCCGGTGCCCTATGTCTACGGGCTCGCCGCCGGGGGCGCGGTCATGGCCTTCGCCTGGGTAACGCTGAGCGTCCGCCGCTTCTGGCAGGGGCCAGGGCTTGCCGACTGGAAGGGCTTCGACCAGGCCGAAATGTATGCCTATTCCGTCGTCTGGCTGGTGCTCGGTGTCGGGTTGCTGGTGGCCGGGTCGCGTTTCAAGGCGAAGAGCCTGCGTCTTGCCTCTGCCATTCTCGTCTTCGCCTCGGTGCTCAAGGTCTTCCTCATCGATATGTCGAACCTGGAAGGGATCTTCCGCGCCGCCTCCTTCATCGGCCTTGGCGCAGTACTGATCGGCATCGGGCTATTCTATCAGAGGGTCCTGCGAACGATCGAAAGCCCGGTAGCTGAAACCGCGCCGGAAAGCGGGCAGAAAGTGGCTCCCGAAAACGGGTTGTCAGGGGAGGCGTCGGGCGATACCTCTGCCTGA
- a CDS encoding YjbR protein — MATAEDFKRIALSLPGTAARPHVDRMAYRVRRIYATLAPDRLSANLMYGPSDQKRICEARPEAFFPLPNKWGEKGATTVVLDSVTEEELREALERARELHQ, encoded by the coding sequence ATGGCGACAGCCGAGGACTTCAAACGCATCGCTCTGTCGCTTCCCGGAACCGCGGCGCGGCCACATGTGGACCGCATGGCCTATCGGGTGCGCCGCATCTACGCTACGCTCGCGCCGGACCGGCTGAGCGCGAACCTCATGTACGGCCCGAGCGACCAGAAGCGCATTTGCGAGGCGCGGCCCGAAGCATTCTTTCCGCTGCCGAACAAGTGGGGAGAGAAGGGCGCCACGACCGTCGTTCTCGACTCGGTAACGGAAGAGGAACTGCGCGAGGCGCTGGAGCGCGCCCGGGAGCTGCACCAATAG
- a CDS encoding SEC-C motif-containing protein, which produces MIPCPCGSGKLILACCSPILAGKPAPTAEALMRSRYTAYATGRLDYIEETCAGPAAKAFDRREAERSGLGTEWLGLAITGREAGLEGDETGKVNFTFRVRQNGQEASASEVSLFRKIDGRWFYWDREDKAKPGRVGRNDPCPCGSGKKFKACHGA; this is translated from the coding sequence ATGATCCCCTGCCCCTGCGGTTCCGGCAAACTCATCCTTGCGTGCTGCAGCCCCATCCTTGCCGGCAAGCCTGCGCCGACGGCAGAAGCGCTCATGCGTTCGCGGTATACCGCCTATGCGACGGGCAGGCTCGATTACATAGAAGAAACCTGCGCCGGCCCAGCCGCCAAGGCATTTGATCGACGGGAGGCCGAGCGCTCCGGGCTCGGCACCGAATGGCTGGGGCTGGCGATCACCGGGCGAGAGGCAGGTCTGGAAGGGGACGAGACCGGCAAGGTCAACTTCACTTTCCGCGTTCGCCAGAACGGCCAGGAAGCGTCTGCGAGCGAAGTCTCTCTCTTCCGCAAGATCGACGGTCGATGGTTTTACTGGGATAGGGAAGACAAGGCCAAACCAGGCCGCGTCGGGCGGAACGATCCCTGCCCGTGTGGTTCGGGGAAGAAATTCAAGGCGTGTCACGGGGCTTGA